Proteins encoded together in one Microbacterium sp. ABRD28 window:
- a CDS encoding sugar transferase, with amino-acid sequence MTTTTSHTPGPDSPATVGSATQPAKQEWAESGGPIDWRRSYSRRLWLTDLLALVWAVFGAQLMWFGFGNVEVAIRADSRISEFSYWVFSAGLVVAWMWVLALIDSRSYRTVGTGNTEYVRVADASLRLFGAIAIIAFITRVDVARGYLLIALPLGISALLLARWLWRQWLIAQRIRGQYSARVILVGSVESVAQVARELDRAPRAGYTVVGACTPSGTVGGTVPGTSIPMMGNVNAIERAMDLIDADTVAVTSTDELPPDKVKQISWNLQVGRQHLILAPSIIDIAGPRLHTRPVAGLPLIHVETPRFSKGQLFLKRMLDCSASFVGLILLSPLLGFLALSIRLSSKGPVFFRQTRIGRGGREFTMLKFRSMVVNAEELLEQLQLRRQEQGIDSGNEVLFKMKNDPRVTPIGRLMRRYSLDELPQLFNVLDGSMSLVGPRPPLPKEVEQYASHVHRRFLVKPGITGLWQVSGRSTLSWEDTVRLDLSYVENWTMLGDLTILAKTARAAIAPGETAH; translated from the coding sequence ATGACAACCACCACCTCGCACACACCAGGTCCGGATTCCCCGGCAACCGTAGGTTCCGCTACCCAACCCGCTAAGCAAGAGTGGGCTGAGTCGGGCGGACCTATTGATTGGCGACGCAGTTATTCGCGGCGACTCTGGCTGACCGATCTGCTCGCTCTCGTCTGGGCAGTGTTCGGCGCGCAGTTGATGTGGTTCGGCTTCGGCAACGTGGAGGTTGCTATCCGCGCCGACTCACGCATAAGCGAATTTTCGTATTGGGTGTTCTCCGCTGGTCTCGTAGTCGCATGGATGTGGGTGCTTGCACTCATAGATTCGCGCAGCTACCGCACGGTGGGAACTGGCAACACCGAATACGTTCGCGTTGCAGACGCGAGCTTGCGCCTATTCGGCGCGATTGCAATCATCGCTTTCATCACCCGTGTGGACGTTGCACGTGGGTACCTGCTCATCGCGCTTCCCCTCGGCATCAGCGCGTTGCTACTTGCGCGTTGGCTTTGGCGCCAGTGGCTCATTGCACAGCGGATACGGGGTCAATACTCGGCCCGAGTGATCCTCGTCGGTTCCGTCGAATCAGTCGCGCAGGTCGCGCGCGAGCTGGATCGCGCTCCTCGCGCGGGTTACACCGTCGTCGGCGCTTGCACGCCCAGCGGCACGGTGGGAGGCACTGTACCCGGCACCTCGATACCCATGATGGGAAATGTGAACGCTATTGAGCGTGCCATGGACTTGATTGACGCTGACACTGTTGCGGTGACAAGCACCGATGAGCTCCCGCCTGACAAGGTAAAACAAATCTCCTGGAATCTGCAGGTCGGGCGTCAGCATCTGATCCTCGCACCTAGCATCATCGACATCGCTGGCCCTCGCCTCCACACCCGTCCGGTTGCAGGTCTTCCTCTCATCCACGTAGAAACGCCTCGATTCAGTAAGGGTCAGCTCTTCCTGAAGCGAATGCTCGACTGCTCGGCGAGCTTCGTCGGGCTCATCCTCCTGAGTCCACTTCTCGGATTCCTAGCCCTGAGCATTCGACTCTCGTCCAAAGGGCCCGTGTTCTTTCGACAGACGCGCATCGGCCGTGGGGGGCGGGAATTCACGATGCTCAAGTTCCGCTCGATGGTCGTCAACGCCGAAGAACTCCTTGAGCAGCTGCAGCTTCGACGCCAGGAACAGGGCATTGACTCGGGCAACGAGGTTCTCTTCAAGATGAAGAACGACCCTCGAGTCACACCGATCGGACGCCTCATGCGTCGTTACAGCCTCGACGAGCTACCGCAACTGTTTAACGTGCTCGATGGCTCGATGTCCCTCGTTGGACCACGCCCTCCGCTTCCCAAGGAAGTCGAACAGTACGCGTCCCACGTCCATCGGCGATTCCTTGTGAAGCCAGGAATCACCGGCCTCTGGCAAGTGAGCGGGCGCTCGACTCTGTCCTGGGAGGACACGGTCAGGCTCGATCTCTCCTACGTCGAGAATTGGACGATGCTCGGGGACCTTACGATCCTCGCCAAGACCGCTCGTGCAGCAATCGCTCCGGGCGAAACAGCGCATTGA
- a CDS encoding glycosyltransferase, producing the protein MPSILHVTESYAGGVVAAVRDYVASTPAFAHHLLFADRPDAPVDSSSFVGFHTVTRLPPGNIARIRRIRSTTRNLAPQAVHAHSSFAGAYTRLALNARRRRVVYTPHCYAFERADVNPLTSLAFKTVEHLLSFNTTVFAACSPREAALSNWRGCKASVLFVPNLPPSGDLQRARRTGTSHERLRLVGAGRASAQKDPTFFLRCVEYAHRAGLPIQATWIGSDPGFGDAGRALDIDVTGWLSRDEALTTLAENDIYLHTGLWEGFPLAVLEALDVGVAAVVRDVPAFAGVDLPKVATETDFVRLLGDAGSEADIAQLWTQGVHSLRDNTRINQLSALHRVYGGRNVGH; encoded by the coding sequence ATGCCATCCATCCTGCATGTAACAGAGAGCTATGCGGGCGGCGTAGTGGCGGCTGTGCGCGACTACGTCGCATCCACTCCGGCCTTCGCCCATCATCTACTGTTTGCAGACCGGCCAGATGCGCCGGTAGATTCGAGCAGCTTTGTCGGTTTCCATACCGTCACGCGTCTTCCGCCAGGCAATATCGCGCGTATTCGGCGAATCCGTTCTACCACTCGGAACCTAGCGCCGCAGGCGGTTCACGCACACTCCAGCTTCGCGGGGGCCTACACCCGCCTAGCTTTGAACGCTAGGCGACGGCGCGTCGTGTACACCCCCCACTGCTACGCGTTTGAGCGCGCTGACGTAAATCCGCTCACCTCGTTAGCGTTCAAGACGGTCGAACACCTACTCTCGTTTAACACGACTGTTTTCGCGGCTTGCTCGCCGCGAGAGGCCGCGTTATCCAATTGGCGCGGCTGCAAAGCGTCGGTATTGTTCGTACCCAATCTGCCCCCGTCTGGGGATTTGCAGAGAGCTCGCCGGACTGGCACATCTCACGAGAGACTAAGGCTAGTCGGTGCAGGTCGCGCCAGCGCGCAGAAGGATCCCACGTTCTTCCTGCGCTGCGTCGAGTACGCGCACCGCGCGGGCCTGCCCATCCAAGCGACATGGATCGGATCAGATCCCGGCTTCGGCGACGCCGGGCGAGCGCTCGATATTGACGTGACTGGCTGGCTGTCTCGGGACGAGGCGCTGACGACGCTTGCGGAAAATGACATCTATCTCCATACCGGATTGTGGGAGGGATTTCCCCTCGCCGTCCTGGAGGCGCTGGACGTTGGCGTAGCCGCCGTCGTGAGAGACGTGCCAGCGTTTGCGGGGGTTGATCTCCCAAAGGTGGCCACGGAGACTGACTTTGTTCGTCTACTTGGCGACGCGGGCAGCGAGGCAGATATTGCGCAGCTGTGGACGCAAGGCGTCCATTCATTACGCGACAACACGCGCATCAATCAACTTTCAGCACTTCACCGAGTTTATGGGGGAAGAAATGTCGGACATTGA
- a CDS encoding glycosyltransferase family 1 protein → MSDIEILTSARVHDKQVGGNTRYVREVYARLTALGGETRFLRIPKNLDQHRLRSPAYAVFESWIWPSLLKPQSGRVMHFPADTGGLRRSRVPVVGTIHGLATLHVPDVRSGGADRLWRFRVRGLARVADKIITVSESSAEDIISFAPETIGRVEVVPHGINHDVFNTRSLGTFSEENRHRLGVPASYFLYAGNIEPRKNIPALIDAAESVFRTTGVPLVISGAPAWDSDAIMSKLRASRGVIYVGRTDDDQLVSLMQNAVAFCFPSHYEGFGFPVLEAMACGSPVICSTRGSLRSVAARGALALDDISAESIEGAMMAVLEDDDLRSRLISDGLKHVSGFTWESSATRHMEIFREVAA, encoded by the coding sequence ATGTCGGACATTGAGATCCTCACGTCGGCCCGAGTCCACGATAAACAAGTCGGCGGAAACACCCGCTATGTGCGTGAGGTCTACGCGCGCCTGACGGCCCTCGGCGGCGAGACGCGCTTCTTGCGCATACCCAAGAATCTTGACCAACATCGGCTCAGATCTCCAGCATACGCGGTATTTGAAAGCTGGATTTGGCCCTCGCTGCTTAAGCCCCAATCGGGACGCGTAATGCATTTTCCTGCAGACACAGGAGGATTGCGACGATCTCGCGTGCCAGTGGTTGGCACAATTCACGGACTTGCAACTCTGCATGTGCCAGACGTTCGAAGCGGCGGTGCGGATAGACTGTGGCGCTTTCGGGTGCGGGGCCTGGCCCGCGTGGCAGACAAAATAATCACTGTTTCCGAAAGCTCTGCGGAAGACATCATTTCGTTTGCGCCCGAGACAATTGGCCGAGTCGAGGTTGTACCACACGGAATCAACCATGATGTCTTCAATACAAGAAGCCTGGGCACCTTCTCAGAAGAGAACCGCCATCGCCTAGGCGTCCCAGCGTCGTACTTTTTGTACGCCGGGAACATTGAGCCCCGCAAGAACATTCCGGCTCTAATCGACGCCGCCGAAAGCGTTTTTCGCACCACCGGCGTTCCACTCGTCATCTCCGGCGCGCCAGCGTGGGATAGTGACGCAATCATGTCAAAATTGCGCGCGTCTCGGGGTGTGATCTATGTTGGCCGCACCGATGACGATCAGTTGGTTAGCTTGATGCAGAACGCGGTCGCGTTTTGTTTCCCGTCGCACTATGAAGGTTTCGGCTTTCCTGTTCTGGAAGCAATGGCGTGCGGTTCACCAGTCATATGCAGTACGAGAGGATCACTCAGATCAGTGGCAGCTAGGGGCGCGCTAGCGCTCGACGACATCTCAGCGGAGAGCATTGAAGGGGCCATGATGGCCGTGCTTGAGGACGATGATTTACGCAGTCGACTCATCAGTGACGGACTGAAACATGTCTCGGGTTTCACGTGGGAGTCTTCCGCGACCCGGCACATGGAGATCTTCCGGGAGGTCGCCGCATGA
- a CDS encoding polysaccharide pyruvyl transferase family protein translates to MRYLILHAYSSTNSGDGLLVKEALALIRSVDPEGAIAVLALDPDSFSDTAGASFVHPLTGQNRTPSSITMLAHGGLALLRGLRLPKDVESMVENADVAIGVGGGYMRGANLIEAIKMTLAHLPQLASANRREKDSVYLPQSVGALRWGTRSAVIAHATSITWHVRDDRSFALLDGVAQVRRTPDTAVLPLGAEVLGAASPGPHLTQTPAYGLVARSLRSTRQRIRDYVAGLQAIQSELEAELLLQASSRGNNDDRFYASAFKRHATRTLVEGTSRGTDRRSVVVSVRLHGAIQSIRNGVPAIHLSYERKGWGAFEDLGIADYVYNAFDFDAARVIEQAKHLAADPTSYWNAIARARPNIENARTRLIEDICGRGSRNLSVR, encoded by the coding sequence ATGAGGTATCTCATTCTGCATGCGTACAGTTCAACCAACTCGGGCGACGGCCTCCTAGTGAAGGAGGCTCTCGCACTAATCCGGAGCGTCGATCCCGAAGGCGCAATTGCCGTCCTTGCGCTTGATCCCGACAGCTTCTCAGATACTGCTGGCGCGAGCTTTGTTCATCCACTCACGGGCCAGAACCGGACTCCGAGTTCGATCACAATGCTCGCGCATGGTGGACTCGCCTTGTTGCGCGGGCTGCGCCTACCAAAAGACGTCGAATCGATGGTTGAGAATGCCGATGTGGCCATCGGCGTCGGCGGCGGCTACATGCGGGGAGCGAATCTAATCGAGGCGATCAAGATGACTCTCGCTCACCTTCCGCAGCTTGCGTCTGCTAACCGTCGCGAGAAGGATAGCGTGTACCTCCCCCAGAGCGTCGGCGCTCTTCGCTGGGGGACTCGATCCGCCGTCATAGCCCATGCAACGTCCATTACGTGGCACGTTCGTGACGATCGATCGTTCGCTCTTTTAGACGGAGTTGCGCAAGTGAGGCGAACCCCGGATACAGCAGTCCTGCCACTCGGGGCTGAGGTCTTGGGGGCGGCTTCTCCGGGTCCTCACTTGACTCAGACCCCCGCTTATGGCCTCGTCGCGCGAAGCCTCCGTTCAACGAGACAGCGCATCAGGGACTACGTGGCCGGTCTCCAAGCCATCCAGTCAGAGCTCGAGGCGGAGTTGCTTCTGCAGGCGAGCTCGCGGGGCAACAACGACGATCGATTTTATGCTTCGGCCTTCAAACGGCACGCCACCCGCACTCTTGTTGAGGGGACATCACGCGGCACAGACAGGCGATCAGTGGTTGTCTCCGTCAGGCTTCACGGCGCGATCCAGAGCATCCGCAACGGCGTCCCGGCCATTCATCTCAGTTACGAGCGTAAGGGCTGGGGTGCTTTCGAGGATCTCGGCATCGCGGATTACGTATACAACGCATTCGACTTCGACGCTGCCCGTGTGATCGAGCAGGCGAAACACCTCGCAGCTGATCCGACAAGCTACTGGAACGCCATCGCCAGAGCGCGACCGAACATCGAGAACGCTCGTACGCGGCTAATCGAAGACATTTGTGGCCGAGGTTCGCGCAATCTTTCGGTTCGTTGA
- a CDS encoding oligosaccharide repeat unit polymerase: MTGFMALLAVVAPAEAYAEWRVPKYLVGELPIVLAILMTAFLLGILIASGMAARSGSATIRLTPRQVQYLSTTYRVVFILTILGYTIWLASAVTQGVSLNELAGVLNRDEGAIGNLKENSRPIGGVTTMTQFGPVAIAIGFVLRKLGIGGRTYWWIVGLAGFRAMFYAERLALIEVLVPVILIAALTVEPGTRRARWVRAAPVLGVPVIWAIFAVFEYSRSWVYYQWVTPLPFGEWVSLRLAGYYTTSFNNSALMVKAASGTNSLPFFSIDGFWNAPIVAPFWPHPGMAGKTAAEWWAETLRLNANPEFNNTGSFLTTYAEFGILIAAVLWVVLGAIVGAVFTKMTKGSLPALLAVATLFVGLLELSRFLYWTQGRAFPVLLAVVVIALSYPSDKVPLLPGRGRNLRPERRPSVT, encoded by the coding sequence TTGACCGGCTTCATGGCGTTGTTGGCTGTTGTGGCTCCTGCCGAAGCATACGCCGAGTGGCGAGTTCCAAAATACCTAGTTGGCGAACTCCCAATCGTGCTCGCGATTCTCATGACTGCCTTCTTGCTCGGCATCCTCATCGCCTCGGGGATGGCGGCCCGGAGTGGGTCAGCAACGATTCGATTGACTCCCCGACAGGTGCAGTACCTGAGTACGACGTATCGCGTTGTCTTTATTCTCACGATTCTCGGGTACACGATCTGGCTTGCAAGCGCGGTTACGCAAGGCGTTTCCTTGAATGAGCTTGCGGGTGTCTTGAACCGCGACGAGGGCGCGATCGGAAATTTGAAGGAGAACAGCCGTCCAATCGGCGGTGTCACCACCATGACCCAGTTCGGTCCGGTGGCCATCGCCATCGGCTTCGTATTGAGGAAGCTGGGTATCGGCGGCAGGACATATTGGTGGATAGTCGGTCTCGCAGGGTTTCGCGCCATGTTTTACGCCGAGCGGTTGGCCCTGATTGAAGTCCTAGTGCCGGTCATCCTGATTGCCGCTCTTACAGTCGAGCCCGGCACGCGTCGCGCGAGATGGGTGCGCGCGGCTCCAGTGCTCGGCGTCCCTGTCATCTGGGCTATCTTTGCCGTGTTCGAGTATTCCCGTAGCTGGGTGTACTACCAGTGGGTTACCCCGCTGCCATTCGGTGAGTGGGTTTCACTTCGTCTGGCAGGGTATTACACGACGTCGTTCAATAACTCCGCGTTAATGGTGAAAGCAGCAAGCGGCACGAACTCGCTACCATTCTTCTCGATCGATGGGTTCTGGAACGCCCCGATCGTTGCACCGTTTTGGCCACACCCTGGGATGGCTGGTAAGACTGCCGCCGAGTGGTGGGCCGAGACGCTGCGGTTGAATGCGAATCCGGAGTTCAACAACACAGGCTCCTTCCTCACCACCTATGCCGAGTTCGGCATCCTGATCGCCGCAGTGTTGTGGGTGGTTCTGGGGGCGATCGTGGGAGCAGTGTTCACAAAGATGACGAAAGGAAGCCTTCCAGCGTTACTTGCTGTTGCGACTCTTTTCGTCGGACTGCTCGAACTGTCTCGCTTCCTTTACTGGACGCAAGGGCGTGCCTTCCCTGTGTTGCTTGCCGTCGTCGTCATCGCCTTGTCTTACCCGTCGGACAAAGTGCCGCTGCTTCCGGGCAGAGGACGTAATTTAAGGCCTGAGCGACGGCCTTCTGTGACGTAG
- a CDS encoding UDP-glucose/GDP-mannose dehydrogenase family protein, translating into MRLSVIGCGYLGAVHAAAMASIGHEVVGIDIDELKIASLSKGEAPFFEPGLQEILAEGIASGNLRFTTDMSAAAGAKVHFVGVGTPQVKDGYAADLTFVNAAVDGLLPYLAEGDIVAGKSTVPVGTAAGLAPRVSETGATLVWNPEFLREGWAVQDTIDPDRLVAGVPAGEEGETAASVLREVYHPSVAKGTPFIVTDYATAELVKVSANAFLATKISFINAIAEIAEVTGADVTQLADAIGHDARIGRRFLGAGIGFGGGCLPKDIRAFSARAEELGRGESVAFLRQVDEINLRRRDRAAQLVVEALGGSVFKKNITVLGAAFKPHSDDIRDSPALDVAVKLHGLGAWVTITDPAAIPNAQRVHPQLNYVEDRDEALREADAVIVVTEWDEYRRELGPEHAGSLVRGRVVVDGRNCLDAGAWRAAGWEYFGMGRP; encoded by the coding sequence ATGCGTCTTTCAGTCATCGGTTGTGGTTACCTCGGCGCCGTTCATGCAGCCGCGATGGCTTCGATCGGCCACGAGGTGGTTGGGATCGACATCGACGAGCTGAAGATCGCGTCCCTGTCGAAGGGCGAGGCGCCATTCTTCGAGCCTGGGCTGCAGGAGATCCTGGCCGAGGGCATCGCTTCGGGGAACCTGCGTTTCACGACCGACATGTCTGCGGCTGCGGGCGCCAAGGTGCACTTCGTCGGCGTGGGTACCCCGCAGGTCAAGGACGGATATGCCGCCGACCTCACGTTCGTGAACGCTGCAGTCGACGGACTGCTCCCCTACCTCGCCGAGGGCGACATCGTGGCTGGCAAGTCGACGGTGCCGGTCGGAACAGCGGCCGGTCTGGCTCCGCGCGTGTCCGAGACCGGTGCAACGCTGGTGTGGAACCCCGAGTTCCTCCGCGAAGGCTGGGCGGTGCAGGACACGATCGATCCCGATCGCCTCGTCGCCGGCGTTCCTGCTGGTGAGGAAGGCGAGACCGCGGCATCCGTTCTTCGCGAGGTGTACCACCCGTCCGTCGCGAAAGGCACGCCGTTCATCGTGACCGATTACGCCACGGCCGAGCTGGTGAAGGTGTCGGCCAACGCGTTCCTTGCGACGAAGATCTCGTTCATCAACGCCATCGCCGAGATCGCCGAGGTTACCGGCGCTGATGTCACTCAGCTCGCCGACGCGATCGGGCACGACGCGCGAATCGGTCGTCGTTTCCTGGGCGCCGGTATTGGATTTGGAGGAGGGTGCCTGCCGAAGGACATCCGTGCATTCTCGGCCCGTGCGGAGGAGCTCGGGCGCGGGGAGTCGGTGGCGTTCCTGCGTCAGGTGGATGAAATCAATCTTCGCCGCCGAGATCGCGCCGCGCAGCTCGTCGTCGAAGCGCTCGGCGGATCGGTGTTCAAAAAGAACATCACGGTTCTGGGTGCTGCCTTCAAGCCGCACAGCGACGACATCCGCGATTCGCCGGCGCTCGATGTGGCGGTGAAGCTGCACGGGCTGGGTGCGTGGGTGACGATCACCGACCCCGCTGCGATCCCCAACGCTCAGCGGGTGCACCCGCAGTTGAACTACGTCGAGGATCGAGACGAGGCGCTGCGCGAAGCGGACGCCGTGATCGTGGTGACCGAGTGGGACGAGTACCGGCGTGAGCTGGGCCCGGAACACGCTGGGTCGCTGGTGCGCGGGAGGGTCGTCGTCGACGGGCGGAACTGCTTGGACGCGGGGGCCTGGCGGGCTGCCGGGTGGGAGTACTTCGGGATGGGGCGGCCCTGA
- a CDS encoding ion channel, with the protein MYGERLARWERVVDWPLMGAAVVFLIAYATQILFQPVGLAGTVAEGTIYFTWSVFAIDYAVRLIIAENRWRWFYRHLLDLAIVVLPMLRPLRLMRFLTVLAIVHRGAGTLLRGRVLTYTAGATALTIVIAGLAVLDAERGQPGSNIETFGESLWWAVVTITTVGYGDFYPATDLGRFIAFALMLGGIALIGVVTATLASWIVERVSLETQTSAAATEEQVEALRREITDLKDMVRELSLSR; encoded by the coding sequence GTGTACGGAGAACGTCTTGCCCGCTGGGAACGCGTCGTCGACTGGCCTCTGATGGGTGCCGCAGTCGTATTTCTGATCGCCTACGCCACCCAGATCCTCTTTCAGCCTGTCGGACTCGCTGGAACGGTGGCGGAGGGGACGATCTACTTCACCTGGTCCGTGTTCGCCATCGACTATGCCGTACGCCTGATCATCGCGGAGAACCGATGGCGATGGTTCTACCGGCACCTGCTAGACCTGGCGATCGTCGTTCTGCCAATGCTCCGCCCGCTGCGCCTGATGCGGTTCCTCACCGTGCTGGCGATCGTTCATCGTGGCGCCGGAACGCTTTTGCGAGGTCGAGTGCTCACCTACACCGCCGGAGCAACCGCCCTCACCATCGTCATCGCCGGCTTAGCGGTTCTCGACGCCGAACGAGGACAACCCGGCAGCAACATCGAAACGTTCGGCGAGTCGCTGTGGTGGGCCGTGGTCACGATCACGACGGTCGGGTACGGCGACTTCTACCCCGCCACGGATTTGGGTCGGTTCATCGCCTTCGCTCTGATGCTCGGAGGGATCGCGCTCATCGGCGTCGTCACTGCGACCCTTGCCTCCTGGATCGTGGAGCGTGTCTCGCTGGAGACGCAGACGTCTGCCGCGGCGACCGAGGAACAGGTCGAAGCACTGCGGCGCGAGATCACGGATCTGAAAGACATGGTCCGCGAACTGTCGCTGTCGCGCTGA
- a CDS encoding TraR/DksA family transcriptional regulator produces MNEPPFSPAFPAITARRICGAFFYPIGGVSRCRFLRCTLLGVLMSLDIAPRSAPKIDTARIRRFLEEELREREAIIREASPTAAPNVDPVSWATGKATRRVMDQITAALDRLEAGTYGRCIRCGGAIVAARLDIMPYAENCIDCQRDVDRR; encoded by the coding sequence GTGAATGAGCCCCCTTTTTCTCCGGCTTTTCCCGCAATAACAGCGCGTCGCATATGCGGCGCTTTTTTTTACCCGATCGGCGGCGTTTCGCGCTGTCGATTTCTTCGTTGCACCCTTTTAGGAGTTCTGATGTCTCTCGACATTGCGCCTCGGTCGGCGCCCAAAATCGACACCGCTCGCATTCGCCGTTTTCTGGAGGAGGAGCTTCGGGAACGCGAAGCGATCATCCGCGAAGCCAGCCCGACCGCTGCGCCGAACGTCGACCCGGTGTCGTGGGCGACAGGCAAGGCGACCCGGCGGGTGATGGATCAGATCACCGCCGCGCTCGACCGGCTCGAAGCCGGAACGTACGGTCGCTGCATCCGCTGCGGCGGCGCGATCGTCGCCGCGCGCCTCGACATCATGCCGTACGCCGAGAACTGCATCGATTGCCAGCGCGATGTCGACAGACGTTGA
- a CDS encoding HNH endonuclease signature motif containing protein, producing the protein MDADEKRRRAEDKRAGVFTDELAKLRRRRAALEAKETRLLADAYAYALTLEQRSRVGSVSSRERDMPLRSMALELGMAVRVNDRSMQTQMHDAHELIELFPQTMAALVEGRVSRAHAQVIQDAGRVIEDATDRAAFERIVLVEAERQTVPRTKKYAIQRAAVLDPRPLQERHDRAVRERRVWVTDLDDTLSTLTILGTNVYIHGAYNRLTGQGTTIKDVDRAKRRAHAAARAEAEANGGSGGTGPRSGPGSGAGFTLGETGTDDNGNVSGDTAEPWFDDRSLDEIRCDLALDMLLAASPVIDPTDGAKGGLGAITAEVQVTLPITTLTGVTASGAELNGVTPVDPETARRMAGTARVWDRVMTDPITGVVTAVDRYTPHPAQTRFLNARDVTCRTPGCRRPAKLCDKDHSKDFALGGPTSNDNLCNECARHHTLKHATNWHVEQLPGGVLKFTSPGGKNYDSHPPSRVAFVPTDDGGLAVAPF; encoded by the coding sequence GTGGACGCGGACGAGAAGCGGCGGCGGGCGGAGGACAAGCGCGCCGGGGTGTTCACGGATGAGCTGGCGAAGCTGCGGAGGCGTCGGGCGGCGCTGGAGGCGAAGGAGACCCGGCTGCTGGCGGATGCGTATGCGTATGCGTTGACGCTGGAGCAGCGGTCGCGGGTGGGGTCGGTGTCGTCGCGGGAGCGGGACATGCCGTTGCGGTCGATGGCGCTGGAACTCGGGATGGCGGTGCGGGTGAATGACCGGTCGATGCAGACCCAGATGCACGACGCCCACGAGCTGATCGAGCTGTTCCCGCAGACGATGGCGGCGCTGGTGGAGGGGCGAGTCAGTCGGGCGCATGCGCAGGTGATCCAAGACGCCGGCCGGGTGATCGAGGATGCCACCGACCGGGCGGCGTTCGAGCGGATCGTCCTCGTGGAAGCCGAACGGCAGACGGTGCCGCGGACGAAGAAGTACGCCATCCAGCGCGCCGCGGTCCTCGACCCGCGGCCGTTGCAGGAACGACATGACCGGGCTGTGCGGGAACGACGCGTGTGGGTCACCGACCTCGACGACACCCTGTCGACCCTGACAATCCTCGGCACGAACGTCTACATCCACGGTGCGTACAACCGGCTCACCGGGCAGGGCACCACGATCAAGGACGTCGACCGCGCGAAGCGGCGCGCGCACGCCGCCGCACGGGCCGAAGCTGAAGCGAACGGCGGGAGCGGCGGCACGGGGCCCCGGTCGGGGCCGGGGTCGGGTGCGGGGTTCACGCTCGGCGAGACCGGGACGGACGACAACGGGAACGTCAGCGGAGACACCGCGGAGCCGTGGTTCGACGACCGGTCGTTGGATGAGATCCGCTGCGACCTCGCCCTGGACATGCTCCTCGCCGCGTCCCCGGTGATCGACCCCACCGACGGGGCGAAGGGTGGGCTCGGGGCGATCACCGCCGAGGTGCAGGTCACCCTCCCGATCACCACCCTCACCGGCGTCACCGCGTCGGGGGCGGAGTTGAACGGAGTCACCCCGGTCGACCCCGAGACCGCCAGACGGATGGCGGGAACCGCGAGGGTGTGGGACCGGGTGATGACCGACCCGATCACCGGGGTCGTCACCGCGGTGGACAGGTACACCCCTCATCCAGCCCAAACCCGGTTCCTCAACGCCCGAGACGTCACCTGCCGAACACCCGGATGCCGCAGACCCGCGAAACTCTGCGACAAAGACCACTCGAAAGACTTCGCGCTCGGTGGACCGACGTCCAACGACAATCTTTGCAACGAATGCGCCAGACACCACACGTTGAAACACGCCACGAACTGGCACGTCGAACAACTCCCCGGCGGGGTGCTGAAATTCACCAGCCCTGGAGGGAAGAACTACGACAGCCACCCACCCTCACGCGTCGCCTTCGTCCCCACCGACGACGGCGGACTCGCGGTCGCACCCTTCTGA
- a CDS encoding TetR/AcrR family transcriptional regulator — protein sequence MEKNAEQPGTRAKILIAAATMLGEDPTTRLSVRAVAARAGVSTGSLRHFFPTQRELIDTVVAAMYDLEIPDDPINDHTLAPAERLIACLQLLLAQGGVGERAREQWKSLFEAYVASPPSEDEAATYIALERIGLDRIEQWLETLIAQGACPPGHVEQRARFLATVLSGLSTERAFPSSTVRVDVEAETLRIAVRAVMTEWAAA from the coding sequence ATCCTGATCGCCGCGGCAACGATGCTGGGAGAGGATCCGACGACGCGTTTGAGTGTTCGAGCGGTCGCCGCGCGCGCGGGGGTCAGTACAGGGTCGTTGCGCCACTTCTTCCCGACGCAACGTGAACTCATCGACACCGTCGTCGCCGCGATGTACGACCTCGAGATTCCCGACGATCCGATCAACGATCACACCCTCGCCCCCGCAGAGCGTCTGATCGCGTGCCTGCAGCTTCTCCTCGCGCAGGGAGGGGTTGGTGAGCGTGCGCGAGAGCAGTGGAAATCTCTGTTCGAGGCCTACGTGGCATCCCCGCCGTCCGAGGACGAGGCCGCCACCTACATCGCGCTTGAGCGGATCGGCCTGGACCGCATCGAACAGTGGCTGGAGACCCTGATCGCTCAGGGCGCGTGCCCGCCAGGGCACGTCGAGCAGCGGGCGCGGTTCCTTGCCACCGTGCTCTCCGGCCTCTCGACAGAACGCGCCTTTCCCTCCTCGACCGTACGCGTCGACGTCGAAGCCGAAACGCTGCGCATCGCTGTCCGTGCCGTCATGACGGAGTGGGCAGCGGCATGA